The Acyrthosiphon pisum isolate AL4f unplaced genomic scaffold, pea_aphid_22Mar2018_4r6ur Scaffold_21277;HRSCAF=23502, whole genome shotgun sequence sequence CATATTTCTTAAGGAATCCGAATCTACAACGCCATGCACTTCTATATCAGTTATAGTAGTTAAAAACTGATCAATGGCTTCATTTGTTGGTATAGTTTCTTCTGGCCCTCCACcagtcttttttttatttctttttttcagcACATAGTTCagcttttttgttattttttctgttCTCCCAACATTTTTTGAGATTAAGAGCAGAACGCTAGTACAAATTGATAcatttatcatacaaaatattgcATAGTGCATAACAATTGGATAACTTACTGAAACGTTTAATGCAGCTGCATTAAATTCATCTGCCACAATATTCCAATACTTCGATTTTTGGGCTACTTGTACCGCtcctttttgtttattttccaatacatgtttatatttaaaaactaaactgTCCAGCAGATTAATTTCATCTGCTTGGAATACCGGGT is a genomic window containing:
- the LOC100569412 gene encoding uncharacterized protein LOC100569412 — protein: MTEKLIKRNPVFQADEINLLDSLVFKYKHVLENKQKGAVQVAQKSKYWNIVADEFNAAALNVSVSYPIVMHYAIFCMINVSICTSVLLLISKNVGRTEKITKKLNYVLKKRNKKKTGGGPEETIPTNEAIDQFLTTITDIEVHGVVDSDSLRNMSSSTPNNFETILQDCDIVLDGDEFMRQHTEVETTLIASEEITKLINLPNQEKELNSRESPSVNNFKKISNKVNESTFDTIRLEVLKEESDLRIKRQKILIEQDAVIHKIRLEEVKQNLLLAEQKYKLFLKESNQS